Proteins encoded in a region of the Candidatus Binatia bacterium genome:
- the murB gene encoding UDP-N-acetylmuramate dehydrogenase: protein MSAPAASTNCTMPPGIDSAKLRRDESLARHTSMRVGGPADLFCEVESDEELGTWIAWARGRSMPVFLLGGGTNLIVGDEGIRGLTLKLGRSFARREWEICGDDARVVVGAAANFKRFVVDTLDRGFAGLEFAEGIPGTIGGGVIMNAGAFGGEIGEVVEALRGVDAAGRPARLPREELRFAYRHLDLPRGFVVTALEISLRRGDSEALAARAADARKKRGKRQPLGHPNAGSIWKNPTGDFAGRLIDAVGLRGERSGGAQISAEHGNFIVNVDQARAADIRQLMDRTRDRVWESRGVWLEAEVKLIGDWSSS from the coding sequence GTGAGCGCCCCGGCTGCATCGACGAACTGCACGATGCCGCCGGGCATTGATAGCGCCAAGCTCCGGAGGGACGAATCCCTCGCCCGTCATACGTCGATGCGCGTTGGGGGCCCGGCCGATCTCTTCTGCGAGGTCGAGTCCGACGAAGAGCTCGGTACCTGGATCGCGTGGGCACGCGGGCGCAGCATGCCGGTCTTCCTGCTCGGCGGCGGTACGAACTTGATTGTGGGCGACGAAGGCATTCGCGGTCTCACGCTGAAGCTTGGCCGATCCTTCGCCCGTCGCGAATGGGAGATCTGTGGGGACGACGCGCGCGTCGTCGTGGGCGCGGCGGCCAATTTCAAGCGGTTCGTAGTCGATACGCTCGACCGTGGTTTTGCGGGGCTCGAGTTCGCCGAGGGGATTCCCGGCACGATCGGCGGCGGCGTCATCATGAACGCTGGTGCCTTCGGAGGAGAGATCGGCGAGGTCGTCGAGGCTCTGCGTGGGGTCGATGCCGCCGGGCGGCCGGCGCGATTGCCCCGCGAAGAGCTGCGCTTCGCGTATCGCCACCTCGACCTGCCGAGGGGCTTCGTCGTGACGGCTCTCGAGATCAGCCTTCGTCGGGGCGACTCCGAGGCGCTGGCCGCCAGAGCGGCCGACGCGCGCAAGAAGAGGGGAAAGCGGCAGCCCCTGGGGCACCCGAACGCCGGCTCGATCTGGAAGAACCCGACCGGGGACTTCGCCGGGCGGTTGATCGACGCAGTCGGGCTTCGCGGCGAACGGTCGGGAGGGGCGCAGATCTCAGCCGAGCACGGGAACTTCATCGTAAATGTCGACCAGGCGCGCGCGGCCGACATCAGGCAGTTGATGGATCGGACTCGCGACCGCGTCTGGGAATCTCGCGGGGTCTGGCTCGAGGCCGAGGTGAAACTCATCGGCGATTGGAGTTCGTCGTGA
- the murC gene encoding UDP-N-acetylmuramate--L-alanine ligase yields the protein MRAPHHRIHFVGIGGIGMSGIAEVLLTLGYTVSGSDLSRSETTDGLQERGASISFGHDATRITSDIDAVVISSAVKFANPEVARARDLRIPVIPRAEMLAELMRMKSGIAVAGTHGKTTTTSLLAGILSEAGLDPTVVIGGKVHSLDSNACLGQGDLMVAEADESDGTFLLLSPTIAVVTNIDPEHLDHYGSVEKAAEAFCEFINRVPFYGRSILCIDSPRVRALIPRVRKRFLTYGLSPDAEVTAKNLRVEGFDTKFVAVRGGVELGEVRIGMPGRHVAQNALATIAVATELDVPFSTCVRSLGAFRGIHRRFEVRGQVGGITVIDDYGHHPEEIRTTLRAAREGLARRLVVAFQPHRFSRTRDLHEDFLDAFDDADVLFLTDVYAAGEEPIEGVSGESLVNAIKRRGHTDVSFVGPRETLPERIADVARGDDVVLLLGAGDIIRAGDDVLDALRGGAQGTVRLIK from the coding sequence ATGCGCGCACCTCATCATCGGATCCATTTCGTAGGCATTGGCGGCATCGGCATGAGCGGGATCGCCGAAGTTCTGCTGACGCTGGGTTACACCGTTAGCGGCTCGGACCTCTCGCGGAGCGAGACGACCGACGGGTTGCAGGAGCGCGGCGCGAGCATCTCGTTCGGTCACGATGCCACGCGGATCACGTCGGACATCGATGCCGTCGTGATCTCGTCGGCCGTGAAGTTCGCGAACCCGGAAGTTGCACGGGCGCGGGATCTCCGGATCCCGGTCATCCCGCGGGCGGAGATGCTGGCCGAGTTGATGCGGATGAAGTCGGGCATCGCCGTGGCGGGCACCCACGGGAAGACGACGACGACGTCGCTTCTCGCAGGGATTCTTTCGGAAGCCGGACTCGACCCGACCGTCGTGATCGGCGGCAAGGTGCATTCGCTCGACAGCAACGCATGCCTGGGGCAGGGCGACCTGATGGTCGCCGAGGCCGACGAGAGCGACGGTACCTTCCTTCTTCTCTCGCCGACGATCGCGGTCGTCACGAACATCGACCCCGAACACCTCGATCACTACGGCAGCGTCGAGAAGGCGGCCGAGGCCTTCTGTGAGTTCATCAACCGGGTGCCGTTCTACGGACGCTCGATCCTTTGCATCGACAGCCCTCGGGTTCGAGCGCTGATCCCGCGCGTTCGCAAACGCTTTCTTACTTATGGCCTGTCGCCCGATGCCGAGGTGACGGCGAAGAATCTCCGCGTGGAAGGCTTCGACACGAAGTTCGTCGCCGTGCGCGGAGGCGTCGAGTTGGGGGAAGTGCGGATCGGCATGCCCGGACGCCACGTCGCGCAGAACGCGCTCGCGACGATCGCGGTCGCAACCGAGCTCGATGTGCCGTTCAGCACGTGCGTACGTTCCCTCGGGGCGTTCCGCGGGATTCACCGACGGTTCGAGGTGCGCGGGCAGGTCGGGGGCATCACCGTGATCGATGACTACGGTCATCATCCCGAAGAGATCCGCACCACATTGCGCGCCGCACGGGAGGGACTCGCCCGCCGCCTCGTCGTGGCCTTCCAGCCGCATCGGTTCAGCCGAACGCGCGATCTCCACGAGGACTTCCTGGACGCGTTCGACGATGCCGACGTGCTCTTCCTCACCGACGTCTACGCTGCGGGCGAGGAGCCGATCGAGGGCGTCTCCGGTGAGAGCCTGGTCAACGCGATCAAGCGCCGTGGGCATACGGACGTTTCGTTCGTCGGCCCGCGCGAGACTTTGCCGGAACGAATCGCCGATGTGGCGCGCGGCGACGACGTCGTGTTGCTCCTCGGCGCCGGCGATATCATCCGCGCCGGCGACGACGTGCTCGATGCGTTGCGCGGCGGTGCGCAAGGAACGGTTCGGCTGATTAAGTGA
- the murG gene encoding undecaprenyldiphospho-muramoylpentapeptide beta-N-acetylglucosaminyltransferase, whose product MRVLIAGGGTGGHLFPGIAVAQELVRRKGAEVRFVGSHHGIEGTAVPRAGFEVDLLPVRGVLGEGLRGMLRAVWMVPRSLVAAWSLLGRFEPALVIGVGGYAAFPALAAAVLRGCPIVLLEQNASPGLVTRLFARFAQAVCTSFPETGTELGDNVRLTGNPIRWKPTTQEGTAEAKDGDVFRVLVFGGSAGAHRLNTQIPGAIGGLGARVHVLHQTGKKDCTQVARRYAELGVPADVVAFIDDMEAAYRTCDVAVCRSGATTLAELTVLGVPAILVPYPYAAADHQRTNAQALVDAGAAWMILDQDLEEERITACLEEARRDPEILRDRRERTRSLGRPQALADVVDICLAAGGEPLSTAVGA is encoded by the coding sequence TTGCGAGTCCTGATCGCAGGGGGCGGCACGGGAGGTCATCTCTTCCCCGGGATTGCCGTGGCGCAGGAACTGGTTCGCCGCAAGGGCGCCGAGGTGCGGTTCGTCGGAAGCCATCACGGTATCGAGGGGACGGCGGTGCCGCGGGCCGGCTTCGAGGTCGATCTTCTCCCCGTACGCGGCGTCCTCGGCGAGGGTCTTCGCGGAATGCTGCGCGCCGTCTGGATGGTGCCGAGGAGTCTGGTGGCCGCGTGGTCCCTCCTCGGACGCTTCGAGCCGGCGCTGGTCATCGGAGTCGGTGGGTACGCGGCCTTTCCGGCGCTCGCCGCGGCGGTGCTGCGCGGGTGTCCAATCGTTCTTCTGGAGCAGAACGCGAGCCCGGGCCTCGTGACCCGCCTCTTCGCGCGGTTCGCGCAGGCGGTGTGCACCAGTTTCCCGGAAACGGGAACCGAGTTGGGCGACAACGTCCGGCTCACCGGGAATCCGATTCGCTGGAAGCCGACGACGCAAGAGGGCACGGCCGAGGCGAAGGACGGCGACGTGTTCCGCGTTCTCGTATTCGGAGGAAGCGCGGGTGCTCATCGTCTGAACACGCAGATTCCGGGTGCCATCGGTGGTCTTGGGGCTCGTGTCCACGTCTTGCACCAGACAGGGAAGAAGGACTGCACCCAGGTCGCGCGCCGATACGCGGAACTCGGCGTTCCGGCCGACGTCGTCGCGTTCATCGATGACATGGAGGCCGCGTACCGAACCTGCGACGTTGCGGTCTGTCGCTCGGGAGCCACGACGCTGGCGGAGCTGACGGTTCTGGGTGTCCCGGCGATCCTCGTGCCGTACCCGTACGCCGCAGCCGATCACCAGCGCACAAACGCCCAGGCGCTCGTCGATGCCGGCGCTGCCTGGATGATCCTCGACCAGGACCTCGAGGAGGAACGGATCACCGCGTGTCTGGAAGAAGCGCGGCGGGATCCTGAGATCTTGCGCGACCGCCGGGAACGCACGCGGAGTCTCGGCAGGCCGCAGGCGCTGGCCGACGTGGTCGACATCTGCCTTGCGGCCGGTGGGGAACCCCTTTCCACGGCGGTGGGAGCATGA
- the ftsW gene encoding putative lipid II flippase FtsW gives MIASPHRQKPLALGPAHAPPSGGTVSEQLLQQPVVVSAHGVDRWMLGVSAALAILGLLMVFGASFFLGGERFGDPYAMAMRQTTFLLLAVGIGVVASRVPLPLLRRFAYPALAAVLILLVFVLVPGIGQVRGGARRWISLGVTFEPSELLKPVFVLYLAHSLARKRDKIHSFTYGVLPHLLVALVPMTLLMLQPDFGATVVLALLTGAMLFVAGARPGQLLGLGAIGGSVGFLLVFSSAYRWKRVVAFLDPWDDPLGKGFQLVQSFLAFGSGGVTGVGLGHSKQKLFYLPEGHTDFIFALIGEEMGFIGGALVLLGFVILALRGFRLASRARDPFTSYLAFGFTFVVVMQAALNIAVVMGCLPTKGMPLPLLSYGGSSLVTTVGMIAILLGMSREVR, from the coding sequence ATGATTGCCTCGCCGCACCGGCAGAAGCCGCTCGCACTTGGGCCCGCGCACGCACCCCCGAGTGGAGGCACGGTTTCCGAACAGCTCCTGCAGCAGCCCGTCGTGGTCTCGGCCCACGGGGTCGACCGCTGGATGCTCGGCGTGTCGGCGGCTCTTGCGATCCTCGGACTCTTGATGGTCTTCGGCGCGAGCTTCTTCCTGGGGGGCGAGCGCTTCGGTGATCCGTACGCGATGGCGATGCGTCAGACGACGTTCTTGCTGTTGGCCGTGGGGATCGGCGTCGTGGCGTCGCGTGTACCCCTGCCGCTCCTACGCCGTTTCGCGTACCCGGCTCTGGCCGCCGTCCTCATCCTGCTCGTGTTCGTCCTGGTTCCGGGAATCGGTCAGGTGCGCGGTGGCGCGCGCCGCTGGATCAGCCTCGGGGTGACGTTCGAACCCTCCGAGTTGTTGAAGCCGGTATTCGTTCTCTACCTCGCCCATTCACTCGCGCGGAAGCGCGACAAGATTCACAGCTTTACTTACGGAGTCTTGCCGCACCTGCTCGTCGCGCTGGTGCCGATGACGCTCCTCATGCTGCAGCCCGATTTCGGCGCGACCGTCGTTCTCGCGCTTCTCACGGGCGCGATGCTGTTCGTCGCGGGTGCTCGGCCGGGTCAGTTGCTGGGCCTCGGGGCGATCGGGGGGAGTGTCGGCTTTCTGCTGGTTTTCTCTTCGGCGTACCGCTGGAAGCGCGTGGTGGCGTTTCTCGACCCGTGGGACGACCCGCTGGGGAAGGGGTTCCAACTCGTACAATCCTTCCTCGCCTTCGGGAGCGGTGGCGTGACCGGCGTGGGGCTCGGGCACAGCAAGCAGAAGCTGTTCTACCTCCCAGAGGGCCACACGGACTTCATCTTCGCGTTGATCGGTGAAGAGATGGGCTTCATCGGCGGCGCGCTGGTCTTGCTAGGCTTCGTGATTCTCGCCCTGCGCGGGTTTCGCCTCGCCAGCCGCGCAAGGGATCCCTTCACGAGCTACCTGGCCTTCGGGTTCACCTTCGTCGTCGTGATGCAGGCGGCGCTGAATATCGCAGTGGTGATGGGCTGTCTTCCCACAAAGGGGATGCCACTGCCGCTGCTCAGCTACGGCGGAAGCTCGCTCGTCACGACGGTCGGAATGATCGCCATCCTCCTCGGCATGTCGCGCGAGGTGCGATGA
- the murD gene encoding UDP-N-acetylmuramoyl-L-alanine--D-glutamate ligase, producing the protein MVVVEEKRSRPHPGIGGRHALVVGLGTTGVAVARYLRTQGASVRVSDPAKGAALPDDLTDVERRESSSPDDVLDGIDLVVPSPGVPASAPLLVRAEERGIPVVSEIELAAANLDAPMVAVTGTNGKSTTTELIAHLLEEQGSRTFAGGNLGTPLIEALRGSWDVAVVEVSSFQLEWVDAFRPRVGLLLNVTEDHLDRHGNLETYTAVKARLFARQEEDDVAVLNRDDPRVAALASGLAGAVVTFGSTPLEGDGAEPRGGAIHVSFRGRRSVFSLERCPLEGAHNRENVMAAILAAISMGASDAAVQAGLESFTPLPHRMQEVHTVHGVRFVDDSKATNVGALMRSLEGLEDGRVVLVAGGKDKGSDFDLARVIVGRKARCVALYGSARELIERSWEGAAPLVVREHFEDAVQAAADAAEPGDVVLLSPACASFDQFDNYAARGDAFATLVRMPR; encoded by the coding sequence GTGGTCGTGGTGGAAGAGAAGCGCAGCAGGCCACACCCGGGTATCGGCGGGCGGCACGCGCTGGTCGTCGGCCTGGGTACGACTGGGGTCGCCGTTGCGCGCTACCTGCGTACCCAGGGCGCGTCGGTTCGTGTGAGTGATCCGGCCAAGGGCGCCGCGCTTCCGGACGACCTTACCGACGTGGAGCGCCGAGAGTCCAGCAGCCCCGACGACGTCCTCGACGGAATCGATCTCGTGGTCCCGAGTCCGGGAGTTCCGGCCTCGGCGCCGCTCCTCGTCCGAGCCGAGGAGCGCGGAATCCCGGTGGTGAGTGAGATCGAGCTCGCGGCGGCGAACCTCGACGCGCCGATGGTTGCCGTGACCGGAACCAATGGAAAGAGCACGACGACCGAGCTGATTGCGCACCTTCTGGAAGAGCAGGGCTCGCGAACGTTCGCGGGCGGCAATCTCGGGACGCCTCTCATCGAGGCGCTGCGCGGCTCGTGGGACGTGGCTGTCGTCGAGGTGTCGAGCTTCCAGCTCGAATGGGTCGACGCCTTCCGGCCGCGGGTCGGGCTGCTTCTGAACGTCACCGAAGACCATCTCGATCGTCACGGGAATCTCGAGACCTACACCGCCGTGAAGGCTCGGCTCTTCGCCCGGCAGGAGGAGGACGACGTAGCCGTCCTCAACCGCGACGACCCGCGGGTCGCGGCGCTGGCGTCGGGGTTGGCCGGGGCGGTCGTCACGTTCGGCTCCACGCCCCTCGAAGGCGACGGCGCCGAGCCGCGCGGCGGTGCGATCCACGTTTCTTTTCGCGGGCGGCGCAGCGTCTTCTCGCTGGAGAGGTGTCCCCTGGAGGGCGCGCACAATCGGGAGAACGTCATGGCCGCGATTCTCGCCGCGATCTCCATGGGCGCCTCGGACGCGGCCGTTCAGGCGGGGCTCGAGTCCTTCACGCCGCTCCCCCATCGCATGCAGGAGGTTCACACAGTTCACGGTGTGCGGTTCGTCGACGACTCCAAAGCGACGAACGTCGGCGCGCTCATGCGGTCTCTCGAGGGTCTCGAGGACGGTCGCGTGGTCCTCGTGGCCGGCGGCAAGGACAAGGGAAGCGATTTCGATCTGGCGCGGGTGATCGTCGGGCGCAAGGCGCGCTGCGTGGCGTTGTACGGCAGCGCGCGCGAGTTGATCGAGCGTAGCTGGGAGGGTGCCGCGCCGCTCGTCGTGCGCGAACACTTCGAGGACGCCGTGCAGGCGGCCGCCGACGCCGCGGAGCCTGGCGATGTCGTCCTGCTGTCGCCCGCGTGCGCCAGTTTCGATCAGTTCGATAATTACGCGGCGCGCGGAGATGCGTTCGCCACGCTCGTGAGGATGCCTCGATGA
- the mraY gene encoding phospho-N-acetylmuramoyl-pentapeptide-transferase, whose amino-acid sequence MLYQLLYPLHTTYSVFNVFRYITFRTLLAGLTALIISLVLGPVLIRWLTSQNVGQQIRDDGPESHLSKAGTPTMGGMLILFSGILSTLLLADLDNVYVWLALLTTVGFGAIGFVDDYRKLRGQNSKGLSVRSKFGLQVLIALVVSTLLAGSPDFTTTLNFPLFKDVRPDLGWWYVPFATFMIVGMSNAVNLTDGLDGLAIGPVTIAAGTCGIFAYVAGNARFADYLQIQYVAGSGELMVFCGAFVAAGLGFLWFNAYPAQMFMGDVGSLPLGAALAVVALASKQALVLPVLGAVFVMEALSVIFQVGSYKTRGKRIFKMAPIHHHFELLGWPEPLIIVRAWIIAVVCAILALATLKLR is encoded by the coding sequence ATGCTGTACCAGCTTCTTTATCCTCTCCACACCACGTACTCGGTGTTCAACGTATTCCGGTACATCACGTTCCGGACGTTGCTGGCCGGGTTGACCGCGTTGATCATCTCGTTGGTCCTCGGCCCGGTGCTGATTCGGTGGCTGACGTCCCAGAACGTCGGCCAGCAGATACGCGACGATGGTCCCGAGAGCCATCTGTCCAAGGCCGGTACGCCCACGATGGGCGGGATGCTGATACTGTTCTCGGGCATCCTCTCGACGCTGCTGCTTGCAGATCTCGACAACGTCTACGTCTGGCTCGCTCTGCTCACGACAGTGGGCTTCGGCGCGATCGGGTTCGTGGACGACTATCGGAAGCTCCGCGGTCAGAACTCGAAAGGGCTTTCGGTGCGTTCGAAGTTCGGCCTGCAGGTGCTGATCGCGTTGGTCGTGAGCACGTTGCTCGCGGGGAGCCCCGACTTCACGACGACGCTCAACTTTCCACTCTTCAAGGACGTCCGGCCGGACCTTGGTTGGTGGTACGTTCCGTTTGCCACCTTCATGATCGTCGGGATGTCCAACGCGGTGAATCTCACCGACGGTCTCGACGGGCTCGCAATCGGGCCGGTCACGATCGCGGCGGGCACGTGCGGCATCTTCGCGTACGTGGCCGGGAACGCGCGCTTCGCCGACTACCTGCAGATTCAGTACGTGGCGGGTTCGGGCGAGCTCATGGTGTTCTGCGGGGCGTTCGTCGCCGCGGGGCTCGGCTTCCTGTGGTTCAACGCCTACCCGGCCCAGATGTTCATGGGAGATGTGGGCTCGTTACCTCTGGGTGCGGCGCTTGCCGTCGTTGCTCTTGCGAGCAAGCAGGCGCTGGTGTTGCCGGTTCTCGGCGCCGTATTCGTCATGGAAGCGCTCTCCGTGATCTTCCAGGTGGGTTCGTACAAGACGCGGGGCAAGCGCATCTTCAAAATGGCGCCGATTCACCACCACTTCGAGCTGCTGGGTTGGCCGGAGCCGTTGATCATCGTGCGAGCCTGGATCATCGCCGTCGTGTGCGCGATCCTCGCCCTGGCCACCCTGAAGTTGAGGTAG
- a CDS encoding UDP-N-acetylmuramoyl-L-alanyl-D-glutamate--2,6-diaminopimelate ligase encodes MSSAVESTSTVADLVAAAGDARIVHGEPTAPIGSVRIDSRQVTPGDLFVAIRGEEQDGARFVGAALTSGAHAIAVEEDQAERVAETARDAVVIACSSSRRFAAAAAAERAGRPSTKLVLVAITGTSGKTTTAWILEKIFQAAGHPTGLIGTIEYRFADECEAAPLTTPDAVALQDLLRRMVDSGVTHAVMEASSHALALDRLHATSCDAGVYTNLSRDHLDFHEDLSSYAAAKARLLHEVLPDSGKESFAVLNAADAEGRRLAAEITVPHVSFGEGGDVSAEDVECDLDGLRGTLVLGDERAAFATGLIGTPHLQNLLAASAAAWRIGIPAGDIVRGLADCASVPGRLEMVRAGQPFAVIVDYAHKPDALEHTLGSLRTLTRERLIVVFGCGGDRDVGKRKIMGEIAGRLADLVILTSDNPRTEDPLEIIKAIETGVQETSCTHVAQEALGQRGGVEYAVVPGRRAAIQRSMNVARAGDLVLIAGKGHEDYQIVGTTKSHFDDREEIRRALGVAA; translated from the coding sequence ATGAGCTCCGCCGTCGAATCGACCTCGACCGTCGCCGACCTGGTGGCGGCTGCCGGGGATGCGCGGATCGTGCACGGCGAGCCGACTGCACCGATCGGTTCCGTGCGGATCGACTCCCGGCAGGTCACGCCCGGAGATCTCTTTGTCGCGATTCGGGGTGAAGAGCAGGACGGGGCGAGGTTCGTCGGTGCCGCGCTGACGTCGGGAGCGCACGCGATCGCCGTCGAAGAAGATCAAGCGGAGCGCGTGGCGGAGACGGCGCGTGACGCCGTGGTGATCGCCTGCTCGTCCTCGCGCCGGTTCGCGGCGGCCGCGGCGGCGGAGCGCGCGGGCCGGCCGAGCACGAAGCTCGTCCTGGTCGCGATTACCGGCACCAGCGGCAAGACGACCACGGCCTGGATCCTCGAGAAGATCTTCCAGGCGGCGGGCCATCCGACGGGGCTGATCGGTACGATCGAGTATCGATTCGCGGATGAGTGCGAGGCGGCCCCTCTCACGACTCCGGACGCGGTGGCGCTCCAGGATCTCCTGCGTCGCATGGTCGATTCCGGCGTGACGCACGCGGTGATGGAGGCGTCGTCGCACGCCCTGGCTCTCGACCGACTCCACGCGACGTCGTGCGATGCCGGTGTGTACACGAATCTCTCTCGCGACCATCTAGACTTCCACGAGGACCTGAGCAGCTACGCTGCCGCGAAGGCTCGGCTGCTGCACGAAGTCCTGCCGGATTCCGGGAAGGAATCGTTCGCGGTGTTGAACGCCGCAGACGCCGAGGGCCGGCGGCTCGCAGCGGAGATCACGGTGCCGCATGTTTCGTTCGGTGAGGGTGGGGACGTGTCGGCGGAAGACGTCGAGTGTGACCTCGACGGTCTGCGAGGCACTCTCGTTCTCGGAGACGAACGAGCCGCATTCGCGACCGGTCTGATCGGAACGCCGCATCTTCAAAACCTGCTGGCCGCCTCCGCGGCGGCCTGGCGGATCGGAATTCCCGCAGGCGACATCGTCCGAGGCCTCGCGGACTGCGCCTCGGTTCCTGGCCGGCTCGAGATGGTTCGCGCGGGACAGCCGTTCGCCGTCATCGTTGACTACGCACACAAACCGGATGCTCTCGAGCACACGCTTGGCAGCCTCCGGACGCTCACGCGAGAGCGCTTGATCGTGGTGTTCGGGTGCGGTGGCGACCGCGACGTCGGGAAGCGCAAGATCATGGGCGAGATCGCAGGCCGGCTGGCCGATCTCGTCATCCTGACTTCGGACAATCCGCGGACGGAAGATCCGCTCGAAATCATCAAGGCGATCGAGACGGGCGTGCAGGAGACGTCTTGCACGCACGTCGCGCAAGAGGCGCTCGGGCAACGGGGTGGGGTGGAGTATGCGGTGGTGCCCGGGCGCCGCGCGGCGATTCAGCGTTCGATGAACGTCGCGCGCGCCGGGGATCTCGTCTTGATCGCAGGAAAAGGACACGAGGATTACCAGATCGTCGGAACGACGAAGTCGCACTTCGACGATCGGGAAGAGATCCGCCGCGCTCTCGGAGTGGCGGCGTGA
- a CDS encoding penicillin-binding protein: MTVAVTERTPNGRILLLAGVLVAAFGGMGVRLAHLTIVQRPELSAKADRQHRKTLRMAASRGSILDRSGRTLALTVGAPSIYASPKYHQVPADVVPKLAEILDMSIPALERRVNKKAGFVWLKRHVTRDQARAIASLHLDGVDTIIEPRRRYPKGTLAAHVIGTAAGSELRGRYGVELRYDRWMRGRETVLQLERDGRGRTMLTQGFDHAREDFDDAPAPGAELELTIDAQLQAMVERELALGVEKSRASAGTAILLDPHSGAVLALANYPTYDPNRPGSAEPEMRRNRGVTDPVEPGSTLKAMTIAAAYNEGVVGLEDQIDCEKGAFRIGRRTIHDHHRYELLSLPEVMKFSSNIGTAKIAGMLGPERLSDYLRGFGFGSPTSIDLPYESAGILRPAARWADIDFANISFGQGIAVTPIQIAAAFGAIANGGVLYKPYVLERAVDSSGNVLFDWDPGEREAASHRVIRPETAYAVTDMLELVVSEGTGKNARIQGVRVAGKTGTAQKVDRETKRYGKERLASFIGFAPAEQPALVVVVMIDNPQGVKYGGVVAAPIFREITARALDHLGRRPRFEAPLPRPISPLPAVAATVSFVEPVEPSGIPSFRGLSLRRAIERARLAGLRIELLGTGFVTRQDPAAGTAFEQGGVVRVMLEPST, from the coding sequence GTGACGGTCGCGGTGACGGAGCGAACCCCGAACGGGCGCATCCTCCTGCTGGCGGGCGTTCTCGTAGCCGCGTTCGGCGGCATGGGCGTCCGTCTGGCGCATCTCACCATCGTTCAGCGTCCCGAGCTGTCCGCGAAGGCAGATCGTCAGCATCGAAAGACGCTTCGCATGGCGGCGTCGCGAGGGTCGATCCTCGATCGCAGTGGGCGCACGTTGGCCCTCACAGTCGGCGCTCCTTCGATCTACGCGAGCCCGAAGTATCACCAGGTCCCGGCAGACGTCGTCCCGAAGCTCGCCGAGATTCTGGACATGAGCATTCCGGCTCTCGAGCGTCGTGTGAACAAGAAGGCCGGGTTCGTCTGGTTGAAGCGCCATGTGACGCGTGACCAGGCGCGGGCCATCGCGAGCCTGCATCTCGATGGCGTCGACACCATCATTGAGCCCCGTCGCCGCTATCCGAAGGGCACGCTCGCGGCGCACGTCATCGGCACCGCCGCGGGGAGTGAGCTTCGCGGTCGGTACGGAGTCGAGCTTCGTTACGACCGCTGGATGCGCGGTCGCGAGACCGTGCTGCAGCTCGAGAGGGACGGCCGCGGCCGCACGATGCTCACGCAGGGCTTCGATCACGCCCGCGAGGACTTCGACGATGCGCCGGCGCCTGGTGCTGAGCTCGAGCTCACGATCGACGCCCAATTGCAGGCGATGGTCGAGCGGGAGCTGGCTCTTGGTGTCGAGAAGTCGAGGGCGTCGGCGGGTACTGCGATCCTTCTCGACCCGCACAGCGGCGCGGTACTCGCTCTGGCGAACTACCCGACCTACGACCCGAATCGGCCCGGGAGCGCGGAGCCGGAAATGCGCCGCAACCGCGGCGTCACGGATCCGGTCGAGCCCGGTTCGACCTTGAAGGCGATGACCATCGCGGCGGCTTACAACGAAGGCGTCGTCGGTCTCGAGGACCAGATCGACTGCGAGAAGGGCGCGTTCCGCATCGGCCGTCGGACCATTCACGATCACCATCGCTACGAGCTTCTGTCGCTGCCCGAGGTCATGAAGTTCTCGAGCAACATCGGCACCGCGAAGATCGCGGGCATGCTCGGTCCGGAACGACTCTCGGACTACCTGCGCGGCTTTGGGTTCGGGAGCCCGACGTCGATTGACCTTCCGTACGAGTCAGCGGGGATTCTGCGGCCGGCCGCCCGTTGGGCGGACATCGACTTTGCGAACATCAGCTTCGGGCAGGGCATTGCGGTCACGCCGATTCAGATCGCCGCGGCGTTCGGGGCGATCGCGAATGGCGGCGTCCTCTACAAGCCGTACGTGCTCGAGCGGGCCGTCGACTCGAGCGGAAACGTTCTCTTCGACTGGGATCCCGGTGAGCGCGAGGCGGCTTCGCACCGGGTCATTCGGCCGGAAACGGCCTACGCGGTCACGGACATGCTCGAGCTCGTCGTCTCGGAGGGCACGGGCAAGAACGCGCGCATTCAGGGGGTTCGCGTGGCCGGCAAGACCGGTACCGCGCAGAAGGTCGATCGCGAGACCAAGCGATACGGAAAAGAGCGGCTCGCGTCCTTCATCGGCTTCGCGCCGGCGGAACAGCCGGCCCTGGTCGTGGTCGTGATGATCGACAACCCTCAGGGCGTGAAATACGGCGGCGTCGTCGCCGCGCCGATCTTCCGAGAGATTACTGCGCGGGCCCTCGATCATCTTGGCCGCCGCCCGCGTTTCGAGGCGCCGTTGCCGCGTCCGATCTCCCCCCTTCCGGCCGTCGCGGCGACGGTGTCGTTCGTCGAGCCCGTGGAGCCGAGCGGTATTCCTTCGTTCCGCGGACTCAGTCTGCGACGTGCGATCGAGCGAGCCCGGCTTGCAGGGCTTCGCATCGAGCTGCTCGGGACGGGCTTCGTGACGCGCCAAGACCCGGCAGCGGGTACGGCCTTCGAGCAGGGTGGTGTCGTTCGCGTGATGTTGGAGCCGTCGACATGA